The proteins below are encoded in one region of Hordeum vulgare subsp. vulgare chromosome 3H, MorexV3_pseudomolecules_assembly, whole genome shotgun sequence:
- the LOC123439730 gene encoding stigma-specific STIG1-like protein 1, with protein sequence MGRTTMLLMALALALIAVAHATPPTLRRSRFLASKAPPPPLSYYDCVRKPPSVCLEPGSPGNMCCKGTCTNTESSVEHCGNCNRKCKYGDTCCEGKCVDLLTDKKNCGECSNQCANSVKCEFGMCDYAG encoded by the coding sequence ATGGGGAGAACCACCATGCTTCTCATGGCGCTGGCCCTCGCCCTGATCGCCGTCGCCCACGCCACGCCTCCCACGCTCCGGAGAAGCCGCTTCCTCGCGAGCaaggccccgccgccgccactgtCCTACTACGACTGCGTGAGGAAGCCCCCGTCGGTCTGCCTGGAGCCAGGGAGCCCCGGGAACATGTGCTGCAAGGGCACCTGCACCAACACGGAGTCCAGTGTGGAGCACTGCGGCAACTGCAACAGGAAGTGCAAGTACGGGGACACCTGCTGCGAGGGCAAGTGCGTCGACCTCCTCACGGACAAGAAGAACTGCGGCGAGTGCTCCAACCAGTGCGCCAACTCCGTCAAGTGCGAGTTTGGCATGTGCGACTACGCGGGGTGA